A window of Pseudomonadota bacterium genomic DNA:
GTCGGGTTCGAGCTCGTCCGCGCGCTCGCCCCGCTCGGCGAGATCCGCGCCGTGGACGTGGGCGACGTCGATCTTTGCGATCCGGACGCGATCCAGGATCTCGTCCGCGGGCTGCGCCCGTCTCTCATCGTGAACCCGGCGGCGTACACCGCGGTGGACAAGGCCGAGATCGAGGCCGACGTCGCGCGCGCCGTGAACGCCGCGGCGCCGGGGATCCTGGCGGAGGAGGCGGCGCGGCTCGGAGCGCCGATCCTGCACTACTCCACCGACTACGTGTTCGACGGCGCCAAGCGCGAGCCCTACCTCGAGGAGGACGCGCCGTCGCCGACCGGCGTGTACGGCCGCACCAAGCTCGAGGGCGAGGAGGCGGTCCGAAGATCGGGCGCCCGCCACGTCATCCTCCGTCTCGCCTGGGTGTACGGGACGCGCGGGCACAACTTCCTCCTGACGATGTTGCGATTGGGGCGCGAGCGGAAGTCGCTGCGGGTCGTCGACGATCAGATCGGCAGCCCCACGTGGTGCCGCCTGATCGCCGAGGCGTCGGCTGTCCTGTGCCGGGATCTGCTCCGAGGCGAGGGCGTGCCGTCCGGCGTCTACCACCTGCCCGCCGGGGGCGAGACGAGCTGGCACGGCTTCGCGCAGGCGATCTTCGACG
This region includes:
- the rfbD gene encoding dTDP-4-dehydrorhamnose reductase; the encoded protein is MSGQGSRPRILVTGRDGQVGFELVRALAPLGEIRAVDVGDVDLCDPDAIQDLVRGLRPSLIVNPAAYTAVDKAEIEADVARAVNAAAPGILAEEAARLGAPILHYSTDYVFDGAKREPYLEEDAPSPTGVYGRTKLEGEEAVRRSGARHVILRLAWVYGTRGHNFLLTMLRLGRERKSLRVVDDQIGSPTWCRLIAEASAVLCRDLLRGEGVPSGVYHLPAGGETSWHGFAQAIFDAAAAGGRGERPEIEAIPTSAYPTPARRPTYSVLSGKRLEAAAGIALPDWRVQLGLALAGASGLEERVA